One window of the Halococcus agarilyticus genome contains the following:
- a CDS encoding AAA family ATPase, translating into LSVDLPRSVLSDLYFPESQDDEIVNQISSALNAGKHIILTGPPGTGKTEIARLVCKHLADKYDSLYTGYRVTTATADWSTFETIGGYMPEKGDGDLGFEPGQVLRRFRQNGVQQNEPLIVDEINRADIDKSFGQLFTLLSGQGVQLPFKHDGNEIEILPGENFDEEPEAHQYVKPASWRLFATMNSYDKTSLYELSYAFMRRFSFIHVDAPDVPEASDEQLALMEQYAEVWDKSLSDDALRTVGEVWHAANTAIQNRKIGPAIIEDILTTLEQAPDDSAARKRLLTQAIANYLYPQLEGVPYRKRMVEQIISTGAVNGQVLRRLANDILDIDLDTNE; encoded by the coding sequence CTTTCTGTAGATCTTCCCAGAAGTGTTCTCTCCGACCTGTATTTTCCCGAAAGTCAAGATGATGAAATCGTCAACCAGATTTCTTCAGCACTCAACGCTGGCAAACACATTATTCTTACTGGCCCACCGGGGACCGGAAAAACCGAAATCGCGAGGCTTGTCTGCAAACATCTTGCCGACAAATATGATTCATTGTATACTGGTTATCGGGTGACGACCGCAACCGCGGACTGGTCAACGTTTGAGACTATTGGTGGTTATATGCCGGAGAAAGGCGACGGGGATCTTGGGTTTGAACCCGGTCAAGTACTCAGACGATTCAGGCAAAACGGCGTTCAACAGAATGAGCCGCTCATCGTTGACGAAATCAACCGTGCGGATATCGACAAATCGTTCGGTCAACTGTTTACCCTCCTGTCTGGACAAGGCGTTCAATTGCCGTTCAAACACGACGGAAACGAGATCGAAATTCTCCCGGGAGAGAATTTCGATGAGGAGCCCGAAGCACACCAATACGTGAAACCAGCATCATGGCGACTATTCGCAACCATGAACAGCTACGACAAAACCTCGCTGTATGAACTCTCATACGCATTCATGCGACGATTCTCTTTCATACACGTTGACGCACCAGACGTTCCGGAAGCAAGTGATGAACAGCTTGCGCTAATGGAACAATACGCCGAAGTATGGGACAAATCGCTGAGTGATGATGCGCTCCGTACCGTAGGCGAGGTGTGGCACGCAGCCAACACGGCCATCCAGAACAGAAAAATCGGCCCAGCCATTATTGAGGATATCCTCACCACTCTTGAACAGGCCCCAGATGATTCTGCTGCCCGTAAACGGCTTCTCACACAAGCAATCGCGAACTATCTCTACCCACAGCTGGAAGGTGTTCCGTATCGGAAACGGATGGTTGAACAAATCATCTCTACTGGAGCAGTAAACGGTCAAGTCCTACGGAGACTCGCAAACGACATACTTGATATCGATCTCGATACGAATGAATAG